One segment of Bacteroidota bacterium DNA contains the following:
- a CDS encoding phosphatase PAP2 family protein codes for MIDWLYSIDVAAFHFFNGTLATSVGDVFWPYLTDYDKKWPIRILLIGVWLWLLIKGGKRGRTAALILIPLLFISDQFSSTFIKSLVGRVRPCHAFSAGEIHLLVGCGGLSFPSSHAVNNFGVATMFSWYYPKARTGLYIFASLVAISRVFVGVHYPSDVLGGAVIGTGVALFVVGGWQAVSEKLLPSIAVERGKQ; via the coding sequence ATGATCGACTGGCTGTATTCGATTGATGTTGCCGCATTTCATTTCTTTAATGGAACCCTTGCCACATCCGTCGGCGATGTCTTCTGGCCATATCTGACCGATTACGACAAGAAATGGCCGATCAGAATTCTCTTGATTGGAGTGTGGCTGTGGTTATTGATCAAAGGAGGGAAGCGGGGACGAACCGCCGCACTGATTCTTATTCCCTTACTGTTCATCAGCGACCAGTTCAGCAGTACTTTCATCAAGTCACTTGTAGGCAGAGTTCGCCCCTGCCATGCCTTCTCTGCCGGGGAAATTCACTTGCTGGTGGGATGCGGAGGGCTGTCGTTTCCATCCTCTCATGCAGTCAATAATTTTGGTGTGGCGACGATGTTCTCGTGGTACTATCCCAAAGCCCGCACCGGCCTTTACATTTTTGCCTCACTTGTAGCCATTTCCCGCGTGTTTGTCGGCGTTCACTATCCTTCGGATGTTCTTGGGGGAGCTGTCATTGGAACAGGTGTAGCACTGTTCGTTGTGGGGGGATGGCAAGCTGTTTCAGAGAAGCTGCTTCCTTCCATTGCTGTTGAACGAGGCAAACAGTGA
- a CDS encoding Ig-like domain-containing protein, whose protein sequence is MHRGYAILLLAILTSANSVSQQSGDLKVLTMWPKGQTEALNQTQTVVATFSKPMVPIRELPEGEGTGPLTIAPPVKGKYRWLGTSTISFTPSEPFEIASEYVVIIKSGTTALDGSTPVKDIRWTFTTQRPVLLSSRPLNNAKSVDVNSPILLQFNQPMDAEKATRHITITEAKTGVAFTVARPTQEEIRKSQMYVADSTSVLMVKPQAPLKKAAKYTVRLIAGVPGAKGRLGMAKDASFSFETYEAMTFLGIDEPVNRDPSGALTFRFKTPVKINDLAKYVTFNPPLQTAMDYSEWGWSSTDASIEFALQAQTTYTGTIGKELKDVFGQELGNDVRFTFNTVSFPPKLSMTTGHGILESYGERMYPVTLLNVASVHVQMLKLTQETIVPILRSDTLYSRGSKLNVRFEVNKKWEPKIQRDVRTTRGLNLDEALGESKRGALLLQISRADADPALEFVPHLKADVQVTDMGVSAKFSPENVLVWVTTLKEAKPLAGAQVQVRDDSNKILWRGTTNTEGTALGTGWGTFENIPRSEWSAPRMWVIVTNGDDIAYTASTWQDGIEPYRFNVNTDWNPQHEPWQGSVFTDRGLYRPGEEVNFKGIFRNRRGNDWAVAAGEVLLRVYDAQNEQVKLDSMKLNEFGSLAATYVIPKEARLGYYRIEALMRKKRPHPEEPFTYIAGESFRVEAYRVSEFEVSTRFREAGYTVGDTVRGSFSAKYLFGGEMRGEKVRWRLRFDPSWFTPEGWEEYSFGRNTWSYGYASGPQSKLLFTKDTVLNAKGMLDVEVKTVVGDIRSTGRLVLEADVTSPSRQTVSGRIGTTIHGGLYYIGIRPSSTFVQKGNTLEFKVVAVGSEGRIMSGKPLEGVVLKRVWHSVRKASIQGGYSWESQAVDTVLHQFSLTTSGEPRSMTFVPEQSGLYVIQVQGKDERGNEIVSDTYFYASGSDYVAWERSDDDRIELIADAKKYKPGQTARIIVKNPYEEATALVTVEREGVMKHWRTLLKGSAPEIRVPLDEKSLPNMFVSVILLQGRMSKNPELEQATDVGRPSFKIGYVELIVDPGTRHLSLSTQSDKENYRPGDTVSVTVNAKDAAGNPVRTELAVSVADKGTLNLIGYRLPDPFDEFYGARPLSVVTTESRIQIVQSRSFGEKGEDEGGGGGADLAGIETRGNFKSTAYWNAFLRTDSTGTLRFRFKLPDNLTTFNIMCVAQTKKSEFGYSEKSFTVSKPLLLQASIPRFARLGDAFEAGVVVHNYTKENGTVSLRTTSETITMKGKEVVEFPLAAGESKEIRQPFEVKRVGKATFTFQAKMTYTSSEGSETDGLVLSIPLQVPRRKETVADFQAITRSTDLKVIVPQNSYERMGSIEFTAASTALSGLENSVEYLMTYPYGCIEQKCSAILPVILGREMVEAFGLQPLKGKDAKAVVNNTLREIARYQIWNGGFMYWPGTMRDAPYASAYVMYVLAVAKKAGYTVSQQVYNRGLEYVKEVLRWQDKMPAYPYTSHTWAATKTLILYTLAIAGQPEPSYYETYFRTLDKIPLVARATLLNAIASSTKNKKMMQTISSNLLNNIKISPTSAHFEEPNVKGLEWCWSSNTRTTGISLQALLAADAFTAGKADLPAKIVRWLLDQRKSGRWSNTQENVYVVDALATYFRKYEKEEPKFRAEIRVAATQILSKMFEGRSLKTERIVRDLDGFEKGKELPLHLKKDGTGILYAGMRMSYFPTNAATPADEGIAITKTIEPLRSETNPAGATFTAGSIVKITLRVITPQQRNFVVVEDPLPAGFEAVTTSLQTESSELGRMLGDIQSDESRYRWWGSFNYNEFHDDRVMLFADQLEAGIHTYTYLARATRLGTFIAPATYTEMMYEPEVFGNTASGKVEIK, encoded by the coding sequence ATGCATCGAGGATATGCAATCCTGCTTCTTGCAATTCTGACTTCGGCCAATTCGGTATCTCAACAATCCGGCGATCTGAAAGTTCTTACCATGTGGCCGAAGGGACAAACAGAGGCATTGAATCAAACGCAAACCGTTGTTGCCACGTTTAGCAAACCGATGGTGCCGATCCGGGAATTGCCGGAAGGAGAAGGAACGGGGCCGCTCACGATTGCACCGCCTGTCAAAGGAAAATATCGCTGGCTTGGCACAAGCACGATTTCGTTCACTCCGTCCGAACCGTTTGAAATTGCTTCAGAGTACGTTGTGATCATCAAGTCGGGAACAACAGCTCTCGATGGCTCGACGCCGGTCAAGGATATTCGGTGGACATTCACAACGCAGCGCCCCGTATTGCTTTCGAGCAGGCCGTTGAATAACGCTAAATCTGTTGATGTGAACTCACCGATTCTTCTCCAGTTCAACCAGCCGATGGATGCGGAAAAGGCAACAAGGCACATCACCATTACAGAAGCGAAGACCGGAGTCGCGTTTACAGTCGCCCGTCCGACACAGGAAGAAATACGAAAAAGTCAGATGTACGTTGCCGATTCCACATCTGTTTTGATGGTCAAGCCGCAGGCCCCGCTCAAGAAAGCTGCAAAATACACCGTTCGCCTGATAGCAGGTGTGCCCGGCGCAAAAGGGCGGCTCGGGATGGCGAAGGACGCTTCTTTCAGTTTTGAGACGTACGAGGCGATGACATTTCTAGGCATTGATGAGCCGGTAAATCGCGATCCGTCGGGAGCACTCACGTTTCGCTTCAAGACTCCGGTAAAAATAAACGATCTCGCAAAATACGTCACATTCAATCCCCCCCTTCAAACAGCTATGGACTACTCCGAGTGGGGTTGGAGTTCGACCGATGCGTCAATAGAATTCGCATTACAGGCTCAGACAACATATACCGGCACCATCGGCAAAGAGCTGAAGGATGTTTTTGGACAGGAACTCGGCAACGATGTCCGGTTTACCTTCAATACGGTTTCGTTCCCGCCGAAACTCAGCATGACAACCGGACACGGCATTCTTGAATCGTACGGCGAACGAATGTACCCCGTTACGTTGCTCAATGTCGCCTCTGTGCACGTGCAAATGCTGAAGCTGACTCAAGAGACCATTGTTCCGATTCTTCGCAGCGACACTCTGTACTCACGAGGGAGCAAGCTGAATGTCCGTTTTGAGGTCAACAAAAAATGGGAGCCGAAGATTCAGCGTGATGTCCGAACGACAAGAGGTCTTAACCTCGACGAAGCGCTCGGCGAAAGCAAGAGGGGAGCATTGTTGTTGCAAATTTCCCGGGCCGACGCAGATCCGGCATTGGAGTTTGTGCCGCATTTGAAGGCTGACGTTCAGGTGACCGACATGGGGGTGTCCGCCAAATTCTCGCCAGAAAACGTACTCGTGTGGGTTACAACGTTGAAAGAGGCAAAGCCGCTTGCCGGCGCGCAGGTTCAAGTACGGGATGATTCAAACAAGATTTTGTGGCGGGGAACGACGAATACTGAAGGAACTGCCCTGGGAACAGGCTGGGGAACGTTCGAGAATATTCCGCGTTCAGAATGGTCGGCACCGCGCATGTGGGTGATTGTCACCAACGGCGATGACATTGCCTACACGGCTTCAACATGGCAGGACGGCATTGAGCCGTACCGGTTCAACGTCAACACGGATTGGAATCCGCAGCATGAGCCGTGGCAGGGATCGGTATTCACGGATCGGGGCTTGTACAGACCGGGAGAAGAGGTGAATTTCAAGGGGATCTTTCGCAACCGTCGCGGGAATGATTGGGCAGTAGCCGCGGGGGAAGTTCTCCTTCGTGTGTACGACGCACAGAACGAACAGGTGAAGCTCGATTCGATGAAGCTGAACGAGTTCGGCTCACTTGCCGCAACATACGTCATCCCCAAAGAAGCCCGGCTCGGGTACTATCGGATCGAAGCGCTTATGCGAAAGAAACGACCACACCCGGAGGAGCCGTTCACGTACATCGCAGGGGAGTCGTTCAGGGTCGAAGCATATCGTGTGAGCGAGTTTGAGGTGAGCACTCGATTCCGTGAGGCAGGCTATACAGTCGGCGATACGGTACGAGGCTCGTTTTCTGCAAAGTACCTTTTCGGCGGGGAGATGAGGGGGGAAAAAGTACGATGGCGACTTCGGTTCGATCCTTCGTGGTTTACTCCCGAAGGATGGGAAGAGTATTCGTTCGGTCGGAATACCTGGTCGTACGGCTATGCGTCCGGTCCTCAATCCAAACTGCTGTTCACAAAAGATACTGTACTGAATGCAAAAGGAATGCTGGATGTTGAAGTGAAGACAGTCGTGGGAGATATCCGTTCAACGGGGCGGCTTGTGCTCGAGGCAGATGTGACTTCGCCGAGCAGGCAAACCGTCTCGGGACGTATCGGGACGACGATTCATGGCGGACTGTACTATATCGGGATACGTCCTTCTTCAACGTTTGTGCAAAAGGGGAACACGCTTGAGTTCAAAGTGGTTGCTGTCGGATCAGAGGGGAGAATCATGTCCGGCAAGCCGCTGGAGGGAGTAGTACTGAAGCGCGTGTGGCATTCAGTTCGGAAGGCCAGCATACAGGGCGGGTATTCATGGGAGTCACAGGCAGTTGACACAGTTCTCCACCAATTCAGCCTTACGACTTCAGGCGAGCCACGTTCGATGACGTTTGTGCCGGAACAATCCGGATTGTACGTCATTCAAGTTCAGGGAAAAGATGAACGCGGCAACGAGATTGTGAGCGACACGTATTTCTACGCAAGCGGCTCCGATTACGTTGCGTGGGAACGGTCGGATGATGATCGCATCGAATTGATTGCCGATGCAAAGAAATACAAGCCGGGACAAACAGCCCGCATCATTGTCAAGAATCCGTACGAGGAGGCGACGGCACTCGTGACAGTTGAACGGGAAGGCGTGATGAAGCATTGGCGGACATTGCTAAAAGGCAGCGCCCCCGAAATACGAGTCCCGCTCGACGAGAAATCGTTACCGAATATGTTCGTCTCGGTTATTCTTCTCCAGGGGAGAATGTCAAAAAATCCCGAACTCGAGCAAGCAACCGATGTCGGCAGGCCTTCATTCAAGATTGGCTACGTTGAGCTGATAGTCGATCCGGGAACGCGGCATCTCTCCCTCTCAACACAATCCGACAAGGAGAACTACCGCCCCGGTGACACTGTATCAGTCACGGTGAATGCGAAGGATGCTGCCGGAAACCCTGTGCGAACCGAGCTTGCCGTAAGTGTTGCCGACAAGGGTACGCTGAATCTGATTGGTTACCGGTTGCCCGATCCGTTTGATGAATTCTACGGTGCGCGCCCTCTCTCAGTTGTAACGACAGAATCCCGAATACAAATTGTTCAGTCACGGAGTTTTGGCGAGAAAGGTGAGGATGAAGGTGGAGGTGGCGGCGCCGATCTTGCAGGGATTGAAACCCGCGGCAATTTCAAATCAACTGCGTATTGGAATGCCTTCCTGAGAACCGACAGTACAGGCACACTGAGGTTCAGATTCAAGTTACCCGACAATCTCACGACATTCAACATCATGTGTGTCGCGCAGACGAAGAAGTCGGAATTCGGGTACAGCGAGAAAAGCTTCACGGTCAGCAAGCCGTTATTGCTGCAAGCATCCATTCCCCGTTTTGCCCGATTGGGAGATGCATTCGAAGCCGGCGTGGTTGTGCACAACTACACGAAAGAGAACGGAACTGTTTCGTTGAGAACAACATCTGAAACAATAACAATGAAGGGAAAAGAAGTCGTCGAGTTTCCCCTTGCAGCGGGCGAAAGCAAAGAAATTCGCCAGCCGTTTGAAGTGAAGAGGGTAGGGAAAGCGACGTTCACGTTCCAGGCAAAGATGACCTACACATCATCCGAAGGCAGCGAGACAGATGGATTAGTGCTGAGTATTCCGTTGCAAGTTCCTCGACGAAAAGAAACCGTCGCCGATTTTCAGGCGATCACCCGATCCACCGATTTGAAGGTGATTGTCCCCCAAAACAGCTATGAGCGGATGGGTTCGATTGAGTTTACCGCTGCATCAACGGCGCTTTCGGGTTTGGAAAACAGCGTGGAATATCTGATGACGTACCCCTACGGTTGCATTGAACAGAAGTGCTCCGCTATTCTTCCCGTTATTTTGGGGCGAGAGATGGTTGAAGCATTCGGCCTTCAACCGTTGAAAGGCAAGGATGCGAAAGCGGTTGTGAATAACACGTTGCGCGAGATCGCCCGATACCAGATTTGGAATGGCGGTTTCATGTACTGGCCGGGCACGATGCGCGATGCGCCGTATGCTTCAGCGTATGTCATGTACGTGCTTGCTGTCGCGAAGAAGGCCGGATACACTGTCAGTCAGCAGGTCTACAACAGAGGTCTGGAATATGTAAAGGAAGTGTTGCGATGGCAGGACAAAATGCCCGCATATCCGTACACGTCGCATACGTGGGCGGCAACCAAAACGCTGATTCTGTACACACTTGCAATTGCCGGACAACCGGAGCCTTCATACTACGAGACGTATTTCCGCACTCTCGACAAGATTCCTCTTGTTGCTCGGGCGACGCTGCTGAACGCCATTGCTTCTTCGACAAAGAACAAGAAGATGATGCAGACGATATCGTCAAATCTTCTCAACAACATCAAAATCAGCCCCACATCTGCACACTTTGAAGAACCGAACGTCAAAGGGCTTGAATGGTGCTGGAGTTCCAACACGCGAACAACGGGAATCTCGCTTCAGGCATTGCTTGCCGCTGATGCATTCACGGCCGGCAAAGCCGACCTTCCTGCCAAGATTGTACGATGGTTACTGGATCAACGAAAGTCGGGAAGGTGGAGCAACACGCAGGAGAATGTGTATGTGGTTGATGCGTTGGCAACATACTTCAGGAAATATGAGAAGGAAGAACCGAAATTCCGGGCAGAAATCAGGGTTGCAGCAACACAGATTCTCTCGAAAATGTTCGAGGGGAGAAGTCTCAAAACCGAACGGATCGTGCGTGACCTGGATGGGTTCGAGAAAGGGAAGGAGCTTCCGTTGCATCTCAAGAAAGATGGAACCGGAATTCTGTATGCCGGTATGCGAATGTCGTACTTCCCGACAAATGCCGCCACTCCGGCGGACGAAGGCATCGCCATCACGAAAACCATTGAACCGCTCCGGTCTGAAACCAACCCTGCAGGTGCCACCTTTACTGCCGGTTCAATAGTGAAGATCACGTTACGTGTAATCACTCCGCAACAACGCAACTTTGTGGTTGTTGAAGACCCGCTTCCAGCGGGGTTCGAGGCGGTTACTACTTCGCTGCAAACGGAAAGCAGCGAGCTTGGACGCATGTTAGGTGACATTCAGTCCGATGAAAGCAGATATCGTTGGTGGGGTTCATTCAACTACAATGAATTTCACGACGACCGGGTGATGTTGTTTGCAGATCAGCTTGAAGCAGGTATTCATACGTACACGTACCTTGCCCGTGCAACCCGATTAGGCACGTTCATCGCACCGGCAACATACACGGAAATGATGTACGAGCCTGAAGTGTTCGGCAATACTGCAAGTGGCAAGGTGGAAATCAAATAG
- a CDS encoding DMT family transporter — MTKQTKAEYALFATTLIWASTFVAMKIGLRDISPVLMTGIRFTFAALFFLTLFARRILPLSPDALKKGSFLGLILFLGFISQNIGLNYTTASKSAFITSLMVVFVPVLQFVIEKRSPTVGNILGIAIVVGGLWLLSAPAGSEFNFGDMLTLVCAVLFAYYIVYLDVASRAMTALQLTFLQSAACAVLGMASAFLFEEILFNPTTSMLVSVGYLTLFATVLTTLVQTTFQKYTTPTRAAVIFTIEPVWASIYAYFILGEMLGELGMIGGALIVIGVLVSELSDSIPGLNRLVAGTES, encoded by the coding sequence ATGACGAAACAAACCAAAGCGGAGTACGCCCTTTTTGCCACGACGTTGATTTGGGCGAGCACGTTTGTTGCGATGAAAATCGGATTGCGGGATATTTCGCCCGTGCTGATGACGGGAATCCGCTTTACGTTTGCCGCACTCTTTTTCCTTACCCTCTTTGCCCGAAGGATACTTCCTCTTTCTCCGGACGCCCTGAAGAAAGGGAGCTTCCTCGGGCTGATCCTGTTCCTCGGTTTCATCTCGCAGAATATCGGGCTGAATTATACGACGGCATCCAAATCGGCATTCATCACAAGCTTGATGGTGGTATTTGTTCCGGTTCTTCAGTTCGTGATTGAAAAACGTTCCCCGACAGTCGGGAATATTCTCGGTATAGCTATTGTTGTCGGCGGACTCTGGTTACTTTCGGCGCCGGCTGGTTCGGAATTCAATTTCGGCGACATGCTGACACTTGTCTGCGCTGTGTTGTTTGCCTACTACATTGTTTATCTCGATGTTGCGTCCAGAGCAATGACGGCACTTCAGCTCACGTTCCTCCAATCGGCTGCGTGTGCGGTGTTGGGCATGGCGTCTGCTTTCCTGTTCGAGGAGATTCTCTTCAATCCTACTACTTCGATGTTAGTCTCCGTCGGCTATCTTACTCTGTTTGCCACGGTTCTTACCACGCTTGTGCAGACAACGTTTCAGAAGTACACAACTCCGACGCGTGCCGCGGTTATCTTCACAATCGAACCTGTGTGGGCATCTATCTACGCCTACTTCATTCTTGGCGAGATGTTGGGGGAATTGGGCATGATAGGCGGAGCCCTCATCGTCATCGGTGTACTCGTGTCGGAGCTTTCTGACAGCATTCCCGGTTTGAACCGGCTTGTGGCCGGCACCGAATCGTAA
- a CDS encoding acylphosphatase yields MMSVRVHIVVEGLVQGVGFRWFVHRKAQSLGIRGWVHNLYDGNVEIEAEADRSPLEEFIKEIKVGPRSARVTNLKIYWKDVNPGEFPDFQIR; encoded by the coding sequence TTGATGTCTGTACGCGTTCATATTGTTGTTGAAGGATTGGTCCAAGGTGTCGGGTTCCGGTGGTTTGTTCATCGTAAGGCCCAGAGCCTGGGTATCCGCGGATGGGTTCACAACCTTTATGATGGTAACGTTGAAATCGAGGCAGAGGCCGACCGCTCTCCTCTGGAAGAATTCATCAAAGAAATCAAGGTGGGTCCCAGATCGGCCCGAGTAACAAATCTGAAGATATATTGGAAGGATGTGAACCCGGGCGAGTTTCCGGATTTTCAGATCCGATAG
- the pbpC gene encoding penicillin-binding protein 1C has protein sequence MLKISAVAFLGSLGMFVILLYVPLDRELFSPAQVTSLRMYDKHGTMLREVLSGDEGKGRWCNLGDISPHVVDAVIATEDSRFYRHPGVDPLAVTRATVQNIRAGRVVSGGSTVTMQVIRNVFRPKRTFAEKLREAWYALRLERMMSKEEILVQYLNRVSFGNQTSGVDAAARVYFGKPAKQLSLAESAFLVAIPNSPTLNDPYNRFERVRNRQLYVLGRMKSGGFISDEEYERAEHEPLVLVPRSARFKAPHLTTMILSKLSEKEKGEIAEIHTTIDLNVQKSAELLLQAHLARLKKHAITNGAIVVIDNRTRELAALVGSVDFFDTIAGGQVNGALALRQPGSTLKPFTYGMALEHGMTAAELLADIPRMYGDGDVDLLPENYDKKYHGPVRLRTALACSYNVPAVRTAERFGTELLLQTLHSAGFSSLNQPSSFYGVGLTLGNGEVNLLELANAYSMLAAGGHYSNVLFIDSVKLVGGPREHLKDTDADRQVFSEQVAYLLTDILSDPQARAPAFGANSSLNLPFPCAAKTGTSKDYKDNWTVGYTPLYTVAVWVGNFNAKPMKLVSGITGAAPLFRDIMLLLHQSAALPSVFTVPEGIVTMNICPRSGMLVSRDCPGEFHESFISGTEPHMICSVHRRIALDRRNGLRASRNTPSEFVEERAFEIFPPIFDSWTEKEGLPRPPSGVSAKPDRHDVPLALSSPTRGDVFRLDPVLRPEFQSILIESLVSPDVENVSLWLNGAEISTLQPPYTFRLPLASLNKGHHTLMLKGQKGASGVQSEPVSLDVQ, from the coding sequence TTGCTGAAAATATCAGCAGTCGCCTTTCTTGGATCGCTTGGCATGTTCGTGATTTTGCTGTATGTGCCTCTCGATCGGGAGTTGTTTTCACCGGCGCAGGTGACATCGCTGAGAATGTATGACAAGCACGGAACGATGTTGAGGGAAGTCCTTTCCGGGGACGAAGGGAAGGGTCGATGGTGCAACCTTGGCGATATTTCTCCCCACGTTGTTGATGCGGTTATAGCAACCGAAGACTCCCGCTTCTACCGGCATCCCGGCGTTGATCCTCTTGCAGTTACCCGCGCAACTGTCCAGAATATCCGGGCAGGCCGGGTTGTCAGCGGCGGCTCCACTGTGACAATGCAGGTGATTCGCAATGTGTTCCGTCCGAAACGAACCTTTGCTGAAAAACTGCGGGAGGCATGGTATGCGCTGCGCCTTGAACGGATGATGTCGAAGGAGGAGATTCTTGTCCAGTACCTGAACAGGGTATCCTTCGGCAATCAAACGTCAGGAGTCGATGCGGCCGCCCGCGTGTACTTTGGAAAACCGGCAAAGCAACTTTCGCTTGCCGAGTCTGCCTTTCTCGTCGCAATTCCCAACTCACCAACGTTGAATGACCCTTACAACAGGTTCGAGCGGGTTCGAAACCGCCAATTGTATGTTCTCGGGAGAATGAAGTCCGGGGGATTCATTTCAGACGAGGAATATGAACGTGCCGAGCACGAGCCGCTCGTTCTCGTCCCCCGTTCGGCACGTTTCAAGGCACCGCATCTGACGACAATGATTCTCAGCAAGCTGTCGGAGAAGGAGAAAGGGGAGATTGCGGAAATTCACACAACCATCGACCTGAACGTTCAGAAATCTGCAGAACTGCTGCTTCAGGCTCATCTTGCACGCTTGAAGAAACACGCAATTACAAACGGTGCCATCGTGGTTATCGACAACAGGACGCGTGAGCTCGCGGCGCTTGTCGGGTCGGTGGATTTCTTCGATACAATTGCCGGTGGACAGGTGAACGGCGCTCTTGCGTTGAGGCAACCGGGCTCGACACTGAAGCCCTTCACCTACGGCATGGCGCTTGAACACGGAATGACGGCCGCCGAGTTGCTGGCGGACATTCCGCGTATGTACGGTGACGGCGATGTGGATTTACTTCCGGAGAATTATGACAAGAAGTACCACGGCCCCGTCCGTTTGAGGACTGCACTGGCATGTTCGTATAATGTTCCTGCAGTGAGAACGGCTGAACGATTCGGCACGGAGTTGTTGCTACAAACACTTCATTCAGCCGGGTTTTCTTCTTTGAATCAACCGTCATCGTTCTACGGTGTGGGACTTACACTGGGGAACGGCGAAGTGAATCTCCTGGAGCTGGCGAACGCGTACAGTATGCTGGCGGCAGGCGGTCACTACAGTAATGTACTTTTTATTGATAGTGTTAAGCTTGTTGGAGGGCCTCGAGAACATTTGAAAGATACCGATGCCGATCGCCAGGTGTTTTCCGAGCAAGTGGCATATCTTCTCACCGATATCCTTTCAGATCCGCAGGCCCGTGCACCTGCCTTTGGCGCAAACAGTTCGCTCAATTTGCCGTTTCCGTGTGCGGCGAAGACAGGAACATCCAAAGACTACAAAGACAATTGGACTGTAGGCTACACGCCGCTTTACACCGTTGCAGTGTGGGTTGGTAACTTCAACGCAAAGCCGATGAAGCTTGTATCGGGTATTACCGGGGCGGCACCGCTATTTCGAGACATTATGCTATTGTTGCACCAGTCTGCCGCCTTGCCTTCGGTGTTCACAGTTCCGGAGGGAATCGTAACAATGAATATTTGTCCGCGTTCCGGAATGTTGGTTTCGCGAGATTGTCCCGGCGAGTTTCACGAGTCGTTTATTTCAGGCACCGAACCGCACATGATCTGCAGTGTGCATAGAAGAATCGCGTTGGACCGGCGCAACGGACTTCGTGCATCCCGGAATACGCCTTCCGAGTTTGTTGAAGAACGGGCCTTCGAGATCTTTCCTCCCATCTTCGACAGTTGGACTGAAAAGGAGGGACTGCCAAGGCCTCCTTCCGGAGTAAGCGCTAAACCGGACAGGCACGATGTTCCTCTTGCTCTCAGTTCGCCAACTCGCGGGGATGTGTTCCGGCTCGACCCGGTGTTGCGACCCGAGTTCCAATCTATTCTCATCGAGTCACTGGTCTCGCCGGACGTGGAGAACGTCTCGCTGTGGCTGAACGGCGCCGAGATCTCGACACTTCAACCGCCGTACACGTTTCGCCTTCCGCTTGCATCACTGAACAAAGGCCATCACACCTTAATGCTGAAAGGACAGAAAGGAGCATCAGGCGTTCAATCGGAGCCTGTGTCGCTGGATGTTCAGTAG
- the ispF gene encoding 2-C-methyl-D-erythritol 2,4-cyclodiphosphate synthase has product MQSYPRIGFGFDVHRFVNGRKLVLGGVEIPHDQGLDGHSDADIVLHSLMDALLGAAALGDIGKHFPNTDPAYKGISSLKLLKHVGELLAKSGVSIVNLDITVVMEHPKIHPYVPRMQKNIAETLGMQESDVSVKATTNEGLGFIGKGDGAAAHAVVCIVKE; this is encoded by the coding sequence CTGCAATCGTACCCCCGTATCGGGTTTGGATTTGACGTGCATCGCTTTGTGAACGGACGGAAGCTTGTTCTTGGAGGGGTCGAAATCCCGCATGATCAGGGTCTTGACGGACATTCCGACGCCGATATCGTATTGCATTCTCTCATGGATGCATTGCTCGGTGCGGCGGCGTTGGGAGATATCGGAAAGCATTTCCCGAATACCGATCCGGCGTATAAAGGCATATCAAGCTTGAAATTGCTCAAGCATGTCGGCGAGCTGCTTGCGAAATCGGGAGTTTCCATTGTCAATCTTGATATTACCGTTGTGATGGAGCATCCGAAAATTCATCCCTACGTGCCCCGGATGCAAAAGAACATTGCCGAAACACTGGGAATGCAGGAAAGCGACGTCTCTGTCAAAGCAACCACGAATGAAGGTCTCGGGTTCATCGGTAAAGGAGACGGGGCCGCTGCGCATGCTGTTGTTTGTATCGTAAAGGAGTAG
- a CDS encoding DedA family protein translates to MEGLINYIQSVDPVLVYAIVFAFAYIENIFPPSPSDTVIVLGGSLIGIGRVGFAETLLIATLGSTLGFMTMYKIGDWFGDTILEQGKITFIPVSAVHKVEAWFQKHGYWLIVANRFLSGTRAVVSFFAGMAELNLLRTSVLCFLSALAWNAILVTGGYFLGQNWERIGFYLSTYSQVVTGIIIVVALVWLARVFFSSDSKKDNEEAQQ, encoded by the coding sequence GTGGAAGGTCTCATCAACTACATCCAATCGGTTGATCCGGTTCTTGTCTATGCAATAGTCTTTGCGTTTGCATATATCGAAAATATCTTTCCCCCGTCTCCCAGTGATACGGTAATTGTGCTGGGCGGCTCACTGATAGGAATAGGCCGTGTAGGTTTTGCCGAAACATTGCTCATTGCCACTCTCGGCAGCACACTGGGCTTTATGACGATGTACAAAATCGGTGATTGGTTCGGCGACACAATTCTCGAGCAGGGGAAAATCACGTTCATACCCGTCAGCGCTGTTCACAAGGTCGAGGCGTGGTTTCAGAAGCATGGCTACTGGCTTATTGTTGCAAACAGATTTCTCTCGGGCACGAGGGCGGTTGTTTCGTTTTTTGCCGGCATGGCTGAGTTAAACCTCCTTCGGACGTCTGTTCTCTGCTTCCTGAGCGCACTGGCTTGGAATGCCATACTGGTTACAGGAGGGTACTTTCTCGGACAAAATTGGGAACGCATCGGATTCTACCTGAGTACATACAGTCAGGTTGTGACAGGTATAATCATCGTAGTTGCTTTGGTATGGTTGGCAAGAGTGTTCTTTTCTTCCGACAGCAAGAAAGATAACGAAGAGGCCCAACAATGA